A stretch of the Aminipila terrae genome encodes the following:
- a CDS encoding DUF2577 family protein encodes MAYETDLAKEFKKRDNEKPIGNIVGRVVAGLPDIKVSILDDNVILGKDKLYCCNSLLSHDKQASIRLTASTDTQQEHSHSININTDCSLTFSIGLNIGDLVLLQHSSDGTKWFIVDKITKL; translated from the coding sequence ATGGCATATGAGACTGACTTAGCAAAGGAATTTAAAAAAAGGGATAATGAGAAACCTATAGGCAATATTGTTGGTAGGGTGGTTGCAGGATTGCCGGATATTAAAGTCTCGATATTAGATGATAATGTGATTTTAGGAAAAGATAAGTTGTATTGCTGCAACAGTCTATTAAGTCACGATAAACAGGCCAGTATACGGCTTACTGCCAGTACAGACACACAACAAGAACATTCACACAGCATTAATATAAATACTGATTGTAGCCTTACATTTTCCATTGGTTTAAATATAGGTGATTTAGTATTATTACAACATAGTTCGGATGGCACTAAATGGTTTATAGTAGATAAGATAACAAAGTTATAG
- a CDS encoding phage head completion protein codes for MSLSSRLNCRIDVYGKKDYINALGEDDYIYEKLKSIYAEITPSGGSLLSGEGNTTHADISHKFVIRSNSISNLSNDMYFIFKAQRYDIKYFNPNYKYRDRIEIFCSLIME; via the coding sequence ATGAGTTTAAGTAGTAGATTAAATTGCAGAATTGATGTTTATGGAAAAAAAGACTATATTAATGCACTTGGTGAAGATGATTATATTTATGAAAAACTAAAAAGTATATATGCAGAAATAACTCCAAGTGGGGGGAGCCTTTTGAGCGGTGAAGGAAATACCACTCATGCAGATATTTCTCATAAATTTGTAATCAGGTCCAATTCTATTTCAAACTTATCCAACGACATGTACTTTATATTTAAGGCGCAAAGGTATGATATTAAATACTTTAACCCTAATTATAAATATAGAGACAGAATAGAAATATTTTGCAGTTTAATTATGGAATAG
- a CDS encoding phage tail terminator family protein has translation MITYGEIHEAIVNKVRGHFPKIKIQASDNEKGLVRPSFRVTFDSVSSSNFMNTAQDRSIPVRILFFPSDREKYRLEILDIQWQLVDLFLIGNITTKSGFIIETHECESETVDGVLHFTFDLELYEDLIITDDRELMGDIELQENVNK, from the coding sequence ATGATTACATATGGTGAAATTCATGAAGCTATTGTTAATAAAGTAAGAGGTCATTTTCCTAAAATTAAAATACAGGCCTCAGATAATGAAAAAGGATTAGTTCGGCCATCATTTAGAGTGACTTTTGATAGTGTTAGTTCAAGCAACTTTATGAATACAGCTCAGGACAGGAGCATACCAGTCAGGATATTGTTTTTTCCATCGGATAGAGAAAAATATAGGCTTGAAATACTTGATATTCAATGGCAATTAGTAGACCTATTTTTAATAGGTAATATTACTACCAAAAGTGGTTTTATAATTGAAACTCATGAGTGTGAAAGTGAAACCGTAGACGGTGTATTGCATTTTACCTTTGACCTTGAACTGTATGAGGACTTAATCATCACTGATGATAGAGAATTGATGGGAGATATTGAACTACAGGAAAATGTAAATAAATAA
- a CDS encoding phage holin, translating to MKINWKLRLKNKTTLTALIACIVAFVYQLLSIFGITVPISENQFMQGAGIVINLLGTLGVLVDPTTEGANDSLRALTYNRPN from the coding sequence ATGAAAATAAATTGGAAATTAAGGTTAAAGAATAAAACGACACTAACGGCATTAATAGCTTGCATAGTAGCTTTTGTGTATCAGCTATTAAGCATATTTGGTATTACAGTACCAATTTCAGAAAATCAATTCATGCAAGGGGCAGGAATTGTGATTAATTTGTTAGGGACTTTAGGGGTGCTGGTTGATCCCACTACTGAAGGGGCAAATGACAGCCTAAGAGCACTTACATATAATAGGCCCAATTAA
- a CDS encoding phage major capsid protein produces the protein MVKRIAEFRANLKSLEEQRNDKVAEVQAIVEGAKSETRALTEDEVTKFDNLEKEIAAIDKTIAAEKRASALEIIENRGKDEPEDKNKTKEEAEVRAFESYLRGVAPEERADVNLTTGDNGAVIPASIANKIIKKVVDISPIYSLATRYNVGGTLSIPYYDESTQSITMAYATEFNELESKSGKFKSIELKGFLAGALSKVSKSLINNSQFNIVEFVINAMADSIAVWIEKELLNGTTDKVTGLSMVTQVVTSAASSAVTADELIDVQEEVPDTYQNAAIWIMNKTTRKAIRKLKDSEGNYLLNKDVTAKWGYTLLGKDVYTSANMPTMEAGKTAIYYGDMSGLAVKLSEDVSIEVLREKFATQHAVGVVAWVELDSKIENGQKISALKMKAV, from the coding sequence ATGGTAAAACGTATTGCTGAGTTTAGAGCTAACTTAAAAAGCTTAGAAGAACAGAGAAATGATAAGGTTGCAGAGGTACAAGCAATTGTGGAGGGTGCGAAGTCTGAAACAAGAGCCTTAACTGAAGATGAAGTTACTAAGTTTGACAATTTAGAAAAAGAAATTGCTGCTATTGATAAGACTATAGCAGCGGAAAAACGTGCTAGTGCACTAGAAATAATTGAAAACAGGGGAAAAGATGAACCTGAAGATAAGAATAAAACAAAAGAAGAGGCAGAAGTTAGAGCGTTTGAATCTTATTTAAGAGGTGTGGCTCCTGAGGAAAGAGCTGATGTAAATTTAACTACTGGCGATAATGGGGCTGTAATACCAGCTTCTATTGCAAATAAGATCATAAAAAAAGTTGTTGATATTTCACCGATTTACAGCCTTGCTACAAGATATAATGTGGGCGGAACATTGTCTATTCCATATTATGATGAGTCAACTCAGTCAATCACAATGGCTTACGCTACGGAATTTAATGAGCTTGAATCAAAAAGTGGAAAGTTTAAAAGTATTGAGCTAAAAGGATTCTTAGCTGGGGCCCTAAGTAAAGTATCAAAATCATTAATAAACAATTCTCAGTTTAATATTGTTGAATTTGTTATTAATGCTATGGCAGACTCTATTGCTGTGTGGATTGAAAAAGAGTTGTTAAATGGAACAACAGATAAAGTCACAGGGTTATCTATGGTAACTCAGGTTGTAACGTCAGCTGCTTCTTCAGCAGTTACAGCAGACGAACTTATTGATGTTCAGGAAGAAGTCCCAGATACATATCAAAACGCTGCAATTTGGATAATGAATAAAACAACACGAAAAGCAATCCGAAAGTTAAAAGATTCTGAGGGCAATTATCTTTTAAATAAAGATGTAACTGCTAAGTGGGGATATACATTACTTGGAAAAGATGTATACACTTCTGCAAATATGCCAACTATGGAAGCTGGAAAAACTGCAATTTATTATGGTGACATGAGTGGGTTGGCAGTAAAATTATCAGAGGATGTAAGTATTGAAGTATTAAGAGAAAAGTTTGCTACTCAGCACGCTGTTGGGGTTGTTGCTTGGGTTGAACTTGATTCAAAAATCGAAAATGGGCAGAAGATTTCAGCATTAAAGATGAAAGCTGTTTAG
- a CDS encoding head-tail connector protein, whose product MKVSEISNKEIADYLRLEIDDLTENEKTTITNLLDIAKSFIKSYTGLSDIDTHEDFVIVVYILVEDMYDNRTLYVDKNNLNKVVETVLGMHSTNLL is encoded by the coding sequence ATGAAAGTAAGTGAAATATCAAATAAAGAAATTGCTGATTATTTAAGACTTGAAATTGATGATTTAACAGAAAATGAAAAAACCACAATTACAAATCTATTGGATATTGCTAAAAGCTTTATTAAATCATATACAGGGTTATCTGACATAGATACACATGAAGATTTTGTAATTGTGGTCTATATTCTAGTTGAGGATATGTATGATAATAGAACTCTATATGTAGATAAGAATAACCTAAATAAAGTTGTTGAAACGGTTTTAGGTATGCATTCAACTAATTTACTATAA
- a CDS encoding phage portal protein — protein MNIVFSANNNEEIKVLPIVPSEVSIAETQNNEEFTTINNGVLNLIGDIGLRTLSIASFFPVRQYAFMKQGSSSDGWSYVDFFKKWRAKRVPLRLIITSSSGKEILNIPCTVDNFTYSEARNGNINYSLEVKEYKFVSLVV, from the coding sequence ATGAACATTGTTTTTAGTGCCAATAATAACGAAGAAATTAAGGTACTACCAATAGTCCCAAGCGAGGTATCCATTGCAGAAACACAAAATAATGAAGAGTTTACAACGATTAATAATGGAGTCCTTAACTTAATTGGAGATATAGGACTTAGAACTCTTTCTATAGCTTCATTTTTTCCGGTTAGGCAATATGCATTTATGAAGCAGGGGAGCAGCTCCGATGGATGGTCCTATGTGGATTTTTTTAAGAAGTGGAGAGCAAAACGAGTTCCCTTAAGGTTGATTATTACCAGTTCCTCTGGTAAGGAAATATTAAATATTCCTTGCACAGTAGATAACTTTACTTATTCTGAAGCCAGAAATGGCAATATAAACTATTCCTTAGAGGTTAAAGAGTATAAATTTGTTAGTCTGGTGGTGTAA
- a CDS encoding XkdQ/YqbQ family protein, protein MAIDNYLLTLIKNTGKTFNITPIIGSLSWKDSLDTLGVELSFSKAHSDEKYLAGYDVIEVGDKTILTNNGNEVFRGIITDEDIQGRTGRSYTAYDYMFYMNKSKTDPIQVNKEAASQAITRLCQKLNIGIYSIPHISTKIDAIYKDKTFAEILLDILEQATNELGIKYKAEMKQGKLFIAKHTDLVINATYQMSYNTPAFDVGKAIGSVSKQRSIGDMRNSIIVTSSEESDLGVKALVKDSASISKYGLLQENVSVDSKDFPQAYNIAKNKLTELNKITESTSIELLGDDRVLSGRILYITEPLTKLSGAYLVKDVTHNYSNKIHKMSLTVESKVM, encoded by the coding sequence ATGGCAATTGATAATTATTTACTTACCCTGATAAAGAATACTGGGAAAACATTCAATATAACCCCCATAATCGGTAGCTTAAGCTGGAAAGATAGTTTAGATACTTTAGGCGTGGAGCTATCCTTTAGTAAGGCACATTCCGATGAAAAGTATTTGGCAGGATATGATGTTATTGAGGTAGGGGATAAAACCATACTTACCAATAATGGAAATGAAGTATTCAGGGGGATTATTACAGATGAAGATATACAGGGTAGAACTGGCAGGAGCTATACAGCGTATGACTATATGTTCTATATGAATAAAAGTAAAACTGATCCCATCCAAGTTAATAAAGAAGCTGCTTCACAGGCTATTACGAGATTGTGCCAAAAACTAAATATTGGAATATATAGTATTCCTCACATAAGTACTAAAATAGATGCAATTTACAAAGATAAAACCTTTGCGGAAATCCTCCTGGATATATTGGAGCAAGCCACAAATGAACTTGGCATCAAATACAAGGCAGAAATGAAGCAGGGAAAGCTTTTCATTGCTAAGCATACTGATTTAGTCATTAATGCAACTTATCAAATGTCATATAATACACCTGCTTTTGATGTTGGTAAAGCTATAGGGAGTGTATCCAAGCAACGAAGCATAGGAGATATGAGAAACAGTATTATTGTTACTTCTTCAGAGGAAAGTGATCTGGGTGTTAAAGCTTTAGTAAAAGATTCTGCCAGCATTTCCAAGTATGGTCTATTACAGGAGAATGTAAGTGTGGATAGTAAAGATTTTCCACAAGCCTATAATATTGCAAAAAATAAGCTTACTGAATTAAATAAGATCACAGAGAGTACCTCAATAGAATTGTTAGGTGATGATAGAGTACTGAGTGGAAGAATACTCTATATTACGGAGCCTCTAACAAAACTTTCAGGTGCTTATTTAGTTAAGGATGTAACCCACAACTATAGTAATAAAATACATAAAATGAGCTTAACAGTTGAAAGTAAGGTGATGTAA
- the rimO gene encoding 30S ribosomal protein S12 methylthiotransferase RimO, with product MNNKKENQKKYNIYLCTLGCPKNANDSEMAAGILEEKGHCIVNSPVDSDAIIVNTCGFINDAKKESIAKIFEMADLKEDENKKRLLIVSGCLSKRYGDDLFKEMPEVDIFIGVNEYHELPEILEKHQTDREIYIYDCNQQFQETTNRKLNENPYTATIKIAEGCDNICAYCIIPHIRGHYRSRKEEDILQEAEMLAENGCRELILIAQDVTAYGCDLYGEFRLAQLVKKLCRIDKLQWIRLMYCYEDRITDELIEVMASEKKVCHYIDIPIQHSSDKILKLMNRRSTHESIMNKIHKLRQAMPDITIRTTLITGFPGETREEFDELYDFVETTKFERLGVFAYSKEEGTPAADMKGQVRSDVKEKRKDSIMRLQLEISLASNQQRIGQVLQVLVEEQDEEGAYVGRTQYDAPEIDNSVIFNSDKVLKPGDMVMVRITDAFDYDLVGVEV from the coding sequence ATGAATAATAAAAAAGAAAATCAAAAAAAATATAACATTTATCTGTGCACTTTGGGTTGTCCCAAAAATGCCAATGACTCTGAAATGGCGGCGGGCATACTGGAAGAAAAAGGACACTGTATTGTAAATAGTCCTGTTGACAGTGATGCGATTATTGTCAACACTTGTGGGTTTATAAATGACGCCAAAAAAGAGTCCATTGCCAAGATCTTTGAAATGGCTGATTTAAAGGAAGATGAAAATAAGAAACGGTTACTCATTGTATCTGGATGCCTTTCAAAGCGTTATGGGGATGACCTGTTTAAAGAAATGCCTGAAGTAGATATATTTATTGGAGTAAATGAATATCATGAACTCCCTGAAATTCTGGAGAAGCACCAGACTGACAGGGAAATATATATATATGACTGTAATCAGCAGTTTCAGGAGACAACGAACAGAAAGCTTAACGAAAATCCATATACGGCCACAATTAAAATTGCAGAAGGCTGTGATAATATTTGTGCGTACTGTATTATTCCCCATATTCGTGGACACTACAGAAGCCGTAAAGAAGAAGATATTTTGCAAGAGGCAGAAATGCTGGCTGAAAATGGATGCAGGGAACTGATTCTGATTGCTCAGGATGTTACCGCTTACGGATGTGATTTATACGGTGAATTCAGACTCGCACAACTTGTTAAGAAGCTTTGCAGAATTGATAAATTGCAGTGGATTCGGCTTATGTACTGTTATGAAGACAGGATTACCGATGAACTGATTGAGGTTATGGCCAGTGAAAAGAAAGTCTGCCATTATATTGACATTCCTATCCAGCACAGTAGTGATAAGATTCTGAAACTGATGAACAGGCGTTCAACTCACGAAAGTATTATGAACAAAATTCACAAATTAAGGCAAGCCATGCCAGATATAACCATACGGACAACTTTAATAACGGGGTTTCCGGGAGAGACCAGGGAAGAATTTGATGAGTTGTATGATTTTGTAGAAACTACTAAGTTTGAACGGCTTGGAGTATTTGCTTATTCCAAAGAAGAAGGCACTCCTGCAGCAGATATGAAAGGACAGGTGCGTTCTGATGTAAAAGAAAAGCGTAAGGACTCCATTATGAGGCTTCAGCTGGAAATCTCTCTTGCTTCCAATCAGCAAAGAATCGGACAGGTTTTACAGGTTCTTGTGGAGGAACAGGATGAGGAAGGTGCTTATGTAGGAAGAACCCAGTACGATGCTCCGGAAATTGATAATTCCGTGATATTCAATTCTGATAAAGTTTTGAAACCGGGGGACATGGTAATGGTTCGAATAACCGATGCATTTGATTATGATTTAGTAGGAGTGGAGGTATAG
- a CDS encoding DUF2313 domain-containing protein, with amino-acid sequence MTAQERLSNNLHQILRDDPYIMNICKSAGIEIDILETVLQDLYNQFWFDSMTWGADILAKKMNINFSDTLTQAEKNSLVEARFKNNGKSDIDLLQNIANSWKNGETSISFINGKIVVKFIGQYGTPTDIAGLRSEISKAKPCHLDIEYLFRYLLVKDVSMMTISELESHTISQFAF; translated from the coding sequence ATGACAGCCCAAGAAAGATTAAGTAATAATCTGCACCAAATATTGAGAGATGATCCATACATAATGAATATCTGTAAAAGCGCTGGAATAGAAATTGATATTTTAGAGACAGTTTTGCAAGACCTGTATAATCAATTCTGGTTTGATAGTATGACATGGGGTGCGGATATTCTTGCTAAGAAGATGAACATTAACTTTAGTGACACATTAACCCAAGCTGAAAAAAACAGTCTGGTAGAGGCACGATTTAAGAATAATGGTAAGTCTGATATTGATTTACTCCAAAATATTGCAAATAGCTGGAAAAATGGGGAGACCTCCATTTCTTTTATTAATGGGAAGATAGTGGTTAAATTTATAGGTCAGTATGGAACACCAACAGACATAGCAGGGCTAAGGTCGGAAATAAGCAAAGCAAAACCGTGTCACTTAGATATTGAGTATTTATTTAGATACTTATTAGTTAAAGATGTAAGCATGATGACAATATCTGAACTAGAAAGTCATACTATTAGTCAGTTTGCATTTTAG
- a CDS encoding N-acetylmuramoyl-L-alanine amidase family protein encodes MIKINICIDAGHCKFTPGKRAFDGSFFEWEFNHDVACRIKGHLDRHGVKSYVQYVENANPKTELNARISAINKTKPDFVVSIHANAAGTTWNEASGWEIYCSAPTDSNSKGTMLAKLIEKNSKVLGLKDRGIKDAHGVAGIVVSTTPPAVLIEHGFYTNQSELVKLKANNFREECAICDAKGILEYLGIAWKEESKMPETKKAHWAKPYLDSLVKKGIINNPEEHKDLDAPITKGQLFALLDRITK; translated from the coding sequence GTGATTAAAATCAATATTTGTATAGATGCAGGACATTGTAAATTTACCCCGGGGAAAAGGGCATTTGACGGCTCCTTTTTTGAATGGGAATTTAATCATGATGTAGCCTGTAGAATAAAAGGACATTTAGACCGACATGGAGTAAAAAGCTATGTGCAGTATGTGGAAAATGCAAACCCTAAAACAGAACTAAACGCCAGAATATCTGCAATTAATAAAACTAAGCCAGATTTTGTAGTAAGCATACATGCTAATGCTGCTGGTACTACGTGGAATGAGGCTAGTGGTTGGGAAATCTATTGCAGTGCACCCACTGACAGCAATTCTAAAGGCACTATGTTAGCTAAATTAATTGAGAAGAACAGCAAGGTATTAGGGCTAAAGGATAGAGGCATAAAAGATGCCCATGGTGTGGCTGGGATTGTGGTAAGCACTACACCCCCAGCAGTACTTATAGAGCATGGCTTCTATACCAATCAATCGGAACTAGTAAAGCTTAAGGCCAATAATTTCAGGGAAGAATGCGCCATTTGTGATGCGAAGGGAATTTTAGAATATTTAGGAATTGCATGGAAGGAGGAAAGCAAAATGCCTGAGACAAAGAAAGCGCACTGGGCAAAACCTTACTTGGATAGCCTTGTGAAGAAAGGGATTATAAATAATCCAGAAGAGCACAAAGACTTGGATGCACCTATTACAAAAGGCCAGTTATTCGCTTTATTAGACAGAATTACTAAATAG
- a CDS encoding HK97 gp10 family phage protein, producing the protein MDTLDDLSKDLISAALTLNKGNHAKQFLRKEGTDLKKVTLSEAKSKIRKRTGGLFKSIKKGKAYKYNGDLAIRVYAGKPGHLLNNGHRIVDKNGTEHGFKEGVHFLESAESKFEGTFETDTLKWIDGLLDNCGL; encoded by the coding sequence GTGGATACTTTAGATGACCTTTCAAAGGATTTAATTTCTGCTGCTTTAACTTTAAATAAAGGGAACCATGCAAAACAGTTCCTGAGAAAAGAAGGGACTGACTTGAAAAAAGTTACTTTGTCTGAAGCTAAAAGTAAGATAAGGAAAAGAACAGGAGGCCTTTTTAAAAGTATTAAAAAAGGAAAGGCATATAAATATAATGGTGATTTAGCAATTAGGGTTTATGCAGGAAAACCCGGTCACTTATTAAATAATGGTCATAGAATTGTTGACAAAAATGGTACAGAACATGGATTTAAAGAGGGCGTACACTTTTTGGAAAGTGCAGAGTCAAAGTTTGAGGGTACATTTGAAACAGATACCTTAAAATGGATTGACGGTTTACTTGATAATTGTGGGCTGTAA
- a CDS encoding baseplate J/gp47 family protein, with translation MSIIIKNQDNIYTDLLSNIPDDYEKSTGTLTADLAKSNAIEMAKVYEVVGQLIKLVDVDNLAGEELTKYVLQRKGISRKTATYAQVVLNITGTGNVAVGDLFATASNTQFKSLESKAITGNGTIRAQAVVAGATGNVGANTIISMPITITGITAVNNPAASYDGYDEETDNSLKSRYYEALQKPATSGNIYHYLEWAKSINGCGNAKVIPLWNGANTVKIVIINSDMQVASQTIIDAVQNYIDPKGTNNSTWGTGKGEAPIGAYCTVVSAAGVNINISVDATLSSGYTLETVTTNIKNNITAYLKSIAFEQDYVSYAKIGSIILDTEGVKDYTTLTVNGGMTSINVGNEEVAVMGSVVVE, from the coding sequence ATGTCAATTATAATTAAAAATCAGGATAACATTTATACTGATTTATTGTCTAACATACCAGATGATTATGAAAAAAGTACTGGCACATTGACAGCAGATTTAGCAAAGTCTAACGCTATTGAAATGGCAAAAGTCTATGAAGTTGTAGGGCAGCTTATTAAACTGGTTGATGTGGACAATCTGGCTGGTGAGGAATTAACCAAATATGTGTTGCAAAGAAAAGGTATAAGTCGTAAGACTGCCACCTATGCACAAGTTGTATTGAATATCACTGGAACAGGCAACGTAGCAGTAGGGGACTTATTTGCAACCGCAAGTAATACTCAATTCAAAAGTCTTGAGAGTAAGGCAATAACAGGAAATGGTACGATTAGAGCACAGGCGGTTGTTGCCGGGGCAACAGGCAATGTCGGAGCTAATACAATTATAAGTATGCCTATTACCATTACAGGAATTACAGCGGTGAACAATCCGGCCGCAAGCTATGATGGTTATGATGAAGAAACCGATAATAGTTTAAAATCAAGATACTATGAAGCCTTGCAAAAACCTGCTACAAGCGGAAATATATATCATTATTTGGAGTGGGCCAAGTCAATTAATGGTTGCGGAAATGCAAAAGTCATACCGTTATGGAATGGTGCCAATACTGTAAAAATTGTTATTATAAACTCCGATATGCAGGTAGCAAGCCAGACGATTATTGATGCGGTGCAAAACTACATTGATCCCAAAGGTACAAATAATTCCACCTGGGGAACAGGAAAAGGTGAAGCTCCAATCGGAGCATATTGTACAGTTGTAAGCGCAGCAGGTGTAAATATTAATATTAGTGTGGATGCAACATTATCAAGTGGATATACGCTTGAAACTGTGACAACAAATATTAAAAATAACATAACAGCTTATCTTAAATCCATTGCTTTTGAACAGGACTATGTAAGTTATGCCAAGATTGGCAGTATTATTTTAGATACTGAAGGTGTTAAGGATTACACTACTCTTACTGTCAATGGTGGCATGACAAGTATAAATGTAGGGAATGAAGAAGTAGCTGTGATGGGAAGTGTGGTGGTTGAATAA
- a CDS encoding helix-turn-helix domain-containing protein, with protein sequence MFKIYLRCRINEIRKEIGISQAELSNRTNLTVGQISRIENNKTLPGLYTLFTLAEGLNCKIEDMYYKYNN encoded by the coding sequence GTGTTTAAGATTTATCTTCGTTGCAGAATAAATGAGATACGGAAAGAGATAGGGATTTCCCAAGCAGAATTATCAAATAGAACAAATCTGACTGTAGGCCAAATATCTCGCATTGAAAACAATAAGACACTGCCTGGCCTCTATACCCTGTTTACCCTTGCTGAAGGTTTAAATTGTAAGATAGAAGATATGTATTATAAATATAATAACTAA
- a CDS encoding phage tail sheath C-terminal domain-containing protein, translating to MADIGLPNVSLVFTGLGTSAVKRGSRGVACLIISDDTDKTFDFVEYTSIDDLTSNEIKKYTATNLQYIKDVLAGIPSKLIVARRNVAGTLPDILAKIKGKKMDWIGLAEAEAADQTALATWIKSVNTSEKKKYKCVVYNATTTDDIHVVNFANSDVTFTDARGKVTGEKFVSRLIGMLAGLPLTRSAISYSFTDLKAVTEPVDLASAVNTGKFVLYNDEGIVRVARGVNSLITTGDGVTDDFKHIMIIETQDLIYNDIITTWKDSYKGKYKNSSDNQHLLIGAINSYFKALEKEGLLDDSYNNLARIDVEAQRMANVPKYGADVVATWDDAKVLDMTVGTQVYIKADVKILNAMEDFSMVVSM from the coding sequence ATGGCAGATATAGGACTACCAAATGTGTCACTTGTATTTACAGGACTTGGAACCAGTGCTGTAAAAAGAGGCAGCAGAGGTGTAGCGTGTCTTATTATATCGGATGATACAGATAAGACTTTTGATTTCGTAGAATACACGAGTATTGACGATTTGACAAGTAATGAAATTAAAAAGTATACAGCTACTAACTTGCAATACATAAAAGATGTACTAGCTGGCATTCCATCTAAATTAATTGTAGCAAGACGAAATGTTGCAGGAACATTGCCGGACATACTTGCTAAGATAAAAGGTAAAAAAATGGATTGGATTGGATTAGCTGAAGCAGAAGCAGCAGATCAGACAGCATTGGCAACCTGGATTAAGTCTGTTAATACCAGTGAGAAGAAAAAGTATAAGTGTGTTGTATATAATGCAACGACAACTGATGATATTCATGTTGTTAACTTTGCAAATTCTGATGTTACCTTTACTGATGCCAGAGGAAAAGTAACAGGAGAAAAGTTTGTATCACGGTTAATCGGTATGTTGGCAGGGCTACCACTTACAAGGAGTGCAATTTCCTACTCATTTACGGATTTAAAAGCAGTAACAGAGCCAGTAGATTTAGCGTCAGCAGTGAATACTGGCAAATTTGTACTATATAATGATGAGGGCATTGTTAGAGTGGCAAGGGGTGTAAACAGCCTAATAACTACTGGTGATGGTGTTACGGATGATTTTAAGCACATAATGATTATTGAAACCCAAGATTTGATTTACAATGACATTATCACTACTTGGAAAGACTCTTACAAAGGTAAGTATAAAAACAGTTCTGACAATCAGCACTTACTGATCGGAGCGATTAATAGCTACTTCAAGGCATTAGAAAAAGAGGGCCTGCTTGATGATAGTTATAATAACCTCGCTAGAATTGATGTTGAAGCTCAGAGAATGGCTAATGTGCCTAAATATGGTGCTGATGTTGTTGCAACTTGGGATGATGCAAAGGTGCTTGATATGACCGTGGGAACGCAGGTCTATATAAAGGCAGATGTAAAAATCCTAAATGCAATGGAAGATTTCAGTATGGTAGTTTCAATGTAA
- a CDS encoding phage tail tube protein: protein MEGNKYWNGSNGRIWVNDKLWEAVSKFEAKMEINWEEVPDGMKTTQVPMGYSVSGSIKMRKTDSRVLALVAEDYKKGVITDIKIVGKAMNQSTGKTERIAYLGVTFDELTLSDFEEKKIQEIEVPFKAEDFEILQTAG, encoded by the coding sequence ATGGAAGGAAATAAGTATTGGAATGGCTCAAACGGTAGGATTTGGGTAAATGATAAGCTCTGGGAGGCAGTAAGTAAGTTTGAGGCAAAAATGGAAATAAACTGGGAAGAGGTTCCAGATGGAATGAAAACTACCCAGGTGCCTATGGGATACTCCGTTTCCGGCAGTATAAAAATGAGAAAGACTGACAGCAGAGTGTTAGCCCTTGTTGCTGAAGATTACAAAAAAGGGGTTATAACGGATATTAAAATAGTGGGAAAGGCAATGAACCAGTCCACAGGAAAAACGGAGAGAATTGCTTATTTAGGAGTTACTTTTGACGAACTCACATTAAGCGATTTTGAGGAAAAGAAAATTCAAGAAATCGAAGTACCATTTAAGGCTGAGGATTTTGAAATACTGCAAACCGCAGGTTAA